A single window of Dermacentor albipictus isolate Rhodes 1998 colony chromosome 1, USDA_Dalb.pri_finalv2, whole genome shotgun sequence DNA harbors:
- the DEF8 gene encoding differentially expressed in FDCP 8 isoform X1 yields MLLSKMNVGLIDAVKSTAGQLYNTVNARLVGSQVPRDCLPHSSKSCSADDMKLIDAELGLSEEHFSSSPEGLLRFSTIEDLETAIEHCKEMILDSEENSERRKTLVIRLVQLRQKLQEIKDGPPEEKAEDIKVVMEHQFELRTYERAQQYCEKCCGSIWGVLYGFYQCKNCNFKCHNKCLNSITRKCAYVRVQEKSEFVLEICPEQGLSAQGYRCAECGQNVFPRFVVLGEAASALMPAALRSLAEQGQPRRCEYTGRYYCSLCHWNSYSVVPARVLHNWDFEPRKVCRASLQFLRLMVKKPVLNIDKLNPMLFTFVEDLRHVKKLREDILRMKQYLTLCHAAQQQKLLLLLHKRQHFVEGSELYSLQDLVDLHDGNLLGYITQVHQVFLDHITKNCEGCRGRGYLCKLCNGEEVIFPLGGDTYTCPDCGAVYHRECQEKSQDPCPWCEWKAQQQHKTVGNTPELPGS; encoded by the exons ATGCTGCTGTCCAAAATGAACGTCGGCCTTATAGACGCGGTAAAGTCAACTGCAGGTCAACTGTACAATACTGTAAATGCGCGATTGGTGGGCAGTCAAGTGCCAAGAGACTGCCTGCCTCACAGCTCGAAGTCTTGCTCTGCAGATG ATATGAAATTAATTGATGCAGAACTTGGTCTTTCTGAGGAGCACTTCTCTTCGAGCCCCGAG GGGCTGCTTAGGTTTTCTACCATCGAAGATCTAGAAACAGCCATAGAGCATTGCAAGGAGATGATTCTTGACTCTGAGGAGAACTCTGAAAGGCGCAAGACGTTGGTTATCAGACTAGTTCAGCTTAGACAAAAACTGCAAGAGATTAAG GATGGGCCACCTGAGGAGAAAGCAGAAGATATTAAAGTTGTTATGGAGCACCAGTTTGAGTTACGTACATATGAACGTGCTCAGCAATATTGTGAAAAGTGCTGCGGTAGCATCTGGGGTGTGCTGTATGGCTTTTACCAATGCAAAA aCTGCAATTTCAAATGCCATAACAAGTGTCTGAACAGCATCACAAGGAAATGTGCTTATGTACGG GTGCAGGAGAAGAGTGAATTTGTGTTAGAAATCTGCCCTGAGCAGGGGCTATCGGCCCAAGGCTATCGATGTGCCGAGTGTGGCCAGAATGTTTTCCCTC GGTTTGTGGTGCTGGGTGAGGCCGCAAGTGCACTCATGCCTGCTGCCCTTCGCTCCCTGGCAGAGCAAGGGCAACCACGGCGCTGCGAATATACAGGCCGTTATTACtgctcactctgccattggaacagcTACTCTGTGGTGCCTGCTCGTGTTCTCCACAACTGGGACTTCGAGCCACGCAAG GTGTGCCGAGCATCACTGCAGTTTCTTCGACTCATGGTCAAAAAGCCAGTTCTCAACATTGACAAACTCAATCCTATGTTGTTCACATTTGTTGAAGACCTTCGACATGTCAAG AAACTGCGAGAGGACATTTTGCGGATGAAGCAGTACCTGACCCTTTGCCATGCAGCACAACAGCAAAAGTTGCTGCTGCTGTTACACAAGCGACAACACTTTGTCGAAGGAAGCGAGTTATACTCCCTGCAAGATCTTGTTGACCTGCATGATGGCAACTTGTTGGGCTATATAACCCAGGTGCACCAGGTCTTTCTTGACCACATCACAAAGAACTGTGAA GGATGTCGTGGAAGAGGCTATCTGTGCAAGCTGTGCAACGGTGAAGAAGTTATTTTTCCACTTGGAGGCGACACTTATACCTGTCCTGACTGTGGTGCTGTTTATCACAG GGAATGCCAGGAGAAATCCCAGGATCCTTGCCCGTGGTGTGAATGGAAAGCCCAGCAACAACACAAGACAGTTGGAAACACGCCTGAGCTTCCAGGCTCTTGA
- the DEF8 gene encoding differentially expressed in FDCP 8 homolog isoform X2 — MLLSKMNVGLIDAVKSTAGQLYNTVNARLVGSQVPRDCLPHSSKSCSADDMKLIDAELGLSEEHFSSSPEGLLRFSTIEDLETAIEHCKEMILDSEENSERRKTLVIRLVQLRQKLQEIKDGPPEEKAEDIKVVMEHQFELRTYERAQQYCEKCCGSIWGVLYGFYQCKNCNFKCHNKCLNSITRKCAYVRVQEKSEFVLEICPEQGLSAQGYRCAECGQNVFPQQGQPRRCEYTGRYYCSLCHWNSYSVVPARVLHNWDFEPRKVCRASLQFLRLMVKKPVLNIDKLNPMLFTFVEDLRHVKKLREDILRMKQYLTLCHAAQQQKLLLLLHKRQHFVEGSELYSLQDLVDLHDGNLLGYITQVHQVFLDHITKNCEGCRGRGYLCKLCNGEEVIFPLGGDTYTCPDCGAVYHRECQEKSQDPCPWCEWKAQQQHKTVGNTPELPGS, encoded by the exons ATGCTGCTGTCCAAAATGAACGTCGGCCTTATAGACGCGGTAAAGTCAACTGCAGGTCAACTGTACAATACTGTAAATGCGCGATTGGTGGGCAGTCAAGTGCCAAGAGACTGCCTGCCTCACAGCTCGAAGTCTTGCTCTGCAGATG ATATGAAATTAATTGATGCAGAACTTGGTCTTTCTGAGGAGCACTTCTCTTCGAGCCCCGAG GGGCTGCTTAGGTTTTCTACCATCGAAGATCTAGAAACAGCCATAGAGCATTGCAAGGAGATGATTCTTGACTCTGAGGAGAACTCTGAAAGGCGCAAGACGTTGGTTATCAGACTAGTTCAGCTTAGACAAAAACTGCAAGAGATTAAG GATGGGCCACCTGAGGAGAAAGCAGAAGATATTAAAGTTGTTATGGAGCACCAGTTTGAGTTACGTACATATGAACGTGCTCAGCAATATTGTGAAAAGTGCTGCGGTAGCATCTGGGGTGTGCTGTATGGCTTTTACCAATGCAAAA aCTGCAATTTCAAATGCCATAACAAGTGTCTGAACAGCATCACAAGGAAATGTGCTTATGTACGG GTGCAGGAGAAGAGTGAATTTGTGTTAGAAATCTGCCCTGAGCAGGGGCTATCGGCCCAAGGCTATCGATGTGCCGAGTGTGGCCAGAATGTTTTCCCTC AGCAAGGGCAACCACGGCGCTGCGAATATACAGGCCGTTATTACtgctcactctgccattggaacagcTACTCTGTGGTGCCTGCTCGTGTTCTCCACAACTGGGACTTCGAGCCACGCAAG GTGTGCCGAGCATCACTGCAGTTTCTTCGACTCATGGTCAAAAAGCCAGTTCTCAACATTGACAAACTCAATCCTATGTTGTTCACATTTGTTGAAGACCTTCGACATGTCAAG AAACTGCGAGAGGACATTTTGCGGATGAAGCAGTACCTGACCCTTTGCCATGCAGCACAACAGCAAAAGTTGCTGCTGCTGTTACACAAGCGACAACACTTTGTCGAAGGAAGCGAGTTATACTCCCTGCAAGATCTTGTTGACCTGCATGATGGCAACTTGTTGGGCTATATAACCCAGGTGCACCAGGTCTTTCTTGACCACATCACAAAGAACTGTGAA GGATGTCGTGGAAGAGGCTATCTGTGCAAGCTGTGCAACGGTGAAGAAGTTATTTTTCCACTTGGAGGCGACACTTATACCTGTCCTGACTGTGGTGCTGTTTATCACAG GGAATGCCAGGAGAAATCCCAGGATCCTTGCCCGTGGTGTGAATGGAAAGCCCAGCAACAACACAAGACAGTTGGAAACACGCCTGAGCTTCCAGGCTCTTGA
- the DEF8 gene encoding differentially expressed in FDCP 8 homolog isoform X3, with translation MLLSKMNVGLIDAVKSTAGQLYNTVNARLVGSQVPRDCLPHSSKSCSADDMKLIDAELGLSEEHFSSSPEGLLRFSTIEDLETAIEHCKEMILDSEENSERRKTLVIRLVQLRQKLQEIKDGPPEEKAEDIKVVMEHQFELRTYERAQQYCEKCCGSIWGVLYGFYQCKNCNFKCHNKCLNSITRKCAYVRVQEKSEFVLEICPEQGLSAQGYRCAECGQNVFPRFVVLGEAASALMPAALRSLAEQGQPRRCEYTGRYYCSLCHWNSYSVVPARVLHNWDFEPRKVCRASLQFLRLMVKKPVLNIDKLNPMLFTFVEDLRHVKKLREDILRMKQYLTLCHAAQQQKLLLLLHKRQHFVEGSELYSLQDLVDLHDGNLLGYITQVHQVFLDHITKNCEGMPGEIPGSLPVV, from the exons ATGCTGCTGTCCAAAATGAACGTCGGCCTTATAGACGCGGTAAAGTCAACTGCAGGTCAACTGTACAATACTGTAAATGCGCGATTGGTGGGCAGTCAAGTGCCAAGAGACTGCCTGCCTCACAGCTCGAAGTCTTGCTCTGCAGATG ATATGAAATTAATTGATGCAGAACTTGGTCTTTCTGAGGAGCACTTCTCTTCGAGCCCCGAG GGGCTGCTTAGGTTTTCTACCATCGAAGATCTAGAAACAGCCATAGAGCATTGCAAGGAGATGATTCTTGACTCTGAGGAGAACTCTGAAAGGCGCAAGACGTTGGTTATCAGACTAGTTCAGCTTAGACAAAAACTGCAAGAGATTAAG GATGGGCCACCTGAGGAGAAAGCAGAAGATATTAAAGTTGTTATGGAGCACCAGTTTGAGTTACGTACATATGAACGTGCTCAGCAATATTGTGAAAAGTGCTGCGGTAGCATCTGGGGTGTGCTGTATGGCTTTTACCAATGCAAAA aCTGCAATTTCAAATGCCATAACAAGTGTCTGAACAGCATCACAAGGAAATGTGCTTATGTACGG GTGCAGGAGAAGAGTGAATTTGTGTTAGAAATCTGCCCTGAGCAGGGGCTATCGGCCCAAGGCTATCGATGTGCCGAGTGTGGCCAGAATGTTTTCCCTC GGTTTGTGGTGCTGGGTGAGGCCGCAAGTGCACTCATGCCTGCTGCCCTTCGCTCCCTGGCAGAGCAAGGGCAACCACGGCGCTGCGAATATACAGGCCGTTATTACtgctcactctgccattggaacagcTACTCTGTGGTGCCTGCTCGTGTTCTCCACAACTGGGACTTCGAGCCACGCAAG GTGTGCCGAGCATCACTGCAGTTTCTTCGACTCATGGTCAAAAAGCCAGTTCTCAACATTGACAAACTCAATCCTATGTTGTTCACATTTGTTGAAGACCTTCGACATGTCAAG AAACTGCGAGAGGACATTTTGCGGATGAAGCAGTACCTGACCCTTTGCCATGCAGCACAACAGCAAAAGTTGCTGCTGCTGTTACACAAGCGACAACACTTTGTCGAAGGAAGCGAGTTATACTCCCTGCAAGATCTTGTTGACCTGCATGATGGCAACTTGTTGGGCTATATAACCCAGGTGCACCAGGTCTTTCTTGACCACATCACAAAGAACTGTGAA GGAATGCCAGGAGAAATCCCAGGATCCTTGCCCGTGGTGTGA